In the Colletotrichum lupini chromosome 1, complete sequence genome, one interval contains:
- a CDS encoding X-Pro dipeptidyl-peptidase protein: MSLISIAKGSLHLAGLLHRPENASSLAPGLVVVHPGGGVKEQTANLYAQRMSQQGFVSVAFDALYQGQSEGSPHYLEDPGSRVSDVSSVVDYLQTLDYVDPDAITVLGICAGGGYGIAAAATDHRIKAVAAISLVNIGDTNRQGWLNTLNTSDAYATVEYTAEVIQDIAGGGNITYLQYVPDPPQADTPPDLVDAWDYYRTPCGFYNTSENRMHPASVPLIYRFDSWHLTDQFLSQPTILIAGEDADSRWGTDDIYEKIKDSNPNAVKILVPGGRHMDFYDQELYVAPSVANVTDFFKTHLNL, encoded by the coding sequence ATGTCTCTGATCAGCATCGCCAAAGGCAGCCTCCACTTAGCTGGCCTGCTCCACCGCCCGGAAAACGCTTCATCTTTGGCTCCAGGCCTCGTCGTTGTTCACCCTGGCGGCGGAGTCAAAGAGCAGACTGCCAACCTTTATGCTCAGCGCATGTCTCAACAGGGATTCGTCTCCGTTGCCTTTGACGCACTCTACCAAGGACAATCCGAGGGAAGCCCGCACTACCTAGAAGACCCAGGCTCTAGGGTCTCGGATGTATCCTCTGTTGTGGACTACCTACAGACCTTAGACTACGTTGATCCTGACGCGATCACGGTTCTCGGGATCTGCGCTGGCGGCGGGTACGGAATCGCCGCGGCAGCCACTGACCACCGAATCAAGGCGGTAGCCGCAATCAGCCTGGTCAACATTGGCGACACGAATCGCCAGGGCTGGCTGAACACCCTGAACACTTCGGATGCTTACGCTACAGTCGAGTACACGGCGGAAGTCATTCAAGACATCGCCGGGGGTGGCAACATCACCTACCTCCAATACGTTCCCGACCCTCCCCAAGCCGACACACCCCCTGACCTGGTCGACGCATGGGACTATTACCGCACACCTTGCGGCTTTTACAACACGTCCGAGAACCGTATGCACCCCGCTTCTGTCCCTCTTATTTATCGTTTCGACTCTTGGCACCTCACAGACCAGTTTCTTTCTCAACCAACGATCTTGATTGCCGGGGAGGACGCCGATAGCCGTTGGGGCACTGATGACATCTACGAGAAGATCAAGGATTCCAATCCGAACGCAGTGAAGATTTTGGTACCTGGTGGACGCCACATGGATTTCTATGACCAGGAGCTGTACGTTGCGCCCTCGGTAGCTAATGTGACGGACTTTTTCAAAACACACCTCAATCTTTGA
- a CDS encoding monooxygenase encodes MPECGSIVDGVVRYPPSGINVIIVGAGLGGLQAAVECWRKGHEVRILEKGGAISEAGDVIRLGPNSYATLKEYPKMLQEWDQFAFDPEACFCHRDGRFAVPKAEVEHHLPGVATHVIWPIRAKPIVSRRDLAMMLLSQCKRLEISVTYGVDITRYSEDGEGSATAHAEDGRSFTGDVVIAADGIGSKSCSVTLGKPVRADDGTAVESWSSTVTPAQTADVMPDKEGWDPVLMEAIHSTPPNTVVRWKLCCRNTQPKWHSEGGHIIQLGDAAHSFIPSSGNGASMALEDAMPLPECLRLGGKDHIPLAVRAHQLLRYERTSLLQHNGFVNRRQVHRDMNEILKDERQPMLLGKWVWTHHAEKYATENFVEACTAIRLDKPFKNTNLPVGHEIQPWSIEEEEEKEKSGIFNEDLKNTGDWGLA; translated from the exons ATGCCTGAGTGTGGTTCAATTGTGGACGGGGTCGTGCGATACCCTCCTTCTGGGATCAATGTTATCATTGTTGGCGCAGGCCTGGGAGGCTTGCAGGCAGCCGTTGAGTGTTGGAGGAAGGGTCATGAGGTTCGAATTCTTGAGAAGGGGGGGGCGATTTCCGAGGCCG GTGATGTTATCAGACTCGGGCCTAACAGCTATGCCACCTTGAAGGAGTATCCTAAGATGCTCCAGGAATGGGATCAGTTCGCCTTTGACCCCGAGGCATGCTTCTGTCACCGTGACGGACGATTCGCTGTGCCGAAGGCTGAAGTCGAGCATCACCTTCCGGGAGTTGCCACACATGTGATATGGCCCATCCGAGCAAAGCCGATTGTCAGCCGACGAGATCTTGCTATGATGCTTCTTAGTCAATGCAAGCGATTGGAGATTTCTGTGACATATGGTGTAGACATCACCCGTTACTCGGAAGATGGAGAGGGTAGTGCCACCGCCCACGCCGAAGATGGCCGCAGCTTCACCGGGGATGTTGTGATAGCGGCAGACGGCATCGGCTCCAAGAGCTGCAGTGTGACCTTGGGCAAGCCGGTTCGCGCA GACGATGGCACGGCTGTGGAATCCTGGTCATCGACCGTAACCCCTGCACAGACGGCAGATGTGATGCCCGACAAGGAGGGCTGGGATCCAGTTCTCATGGAGGCGATTCACAGCACCCCACCCAATACTGTTGTGCGGTGGAAGCTATGTTGCCGTAACACCCAACCAAAATGGCACTCCGAGGGTGGCCATATCATTCAGCTCGGTGATGCGGCCCACAGCTTCATCCCATCATCTGGAAACGGGGCATCTATGGCTCTTGAGGACGCCATGCCGCTTCCCGAGTGCCTAAGACTGGGAGGCAAAGATCACATACCTCTTGCCGTTCGAGCTCACCAGCTTCTCAG ATATGAGCGTACTTCGCTTCTGCAACACAATGGTTTCGTCAACAGGCGTCAGGTCCACCGCGACATGAACGAGATTCTAAAGGATGAAAGGCAGCCCATGCTCCTCGGAAAATGGGTCTGGACTCACCATGCCGAAAAGTATGCCACAGAGAATTTTGTAGAGGCGTGTACGGCAATCAGACTTGATAAACCATTCAAGAACACCAATTTGCCTGTGGGCCATGAGATCCAACCTTGGAGTatcgaagaagaggaagaaaaggAGAAGTCTGGTATCTTCAATGAGGATCTGAAGAATACCGGTGACTGGGGATTGGCGTGA